TACTATTATTTTAACCACCAAATGGCAACGAATAGAGGCAGCATCGCCAATATCATCACAAAGAAACTCCACAAAATTTGTTTCCCTGTTGTCATGTTTTTAGGTTTAATACTCATTTTTTCATAGAGCGCGTTAATCGCACGTTGCTCTTTTGCATAGAGCATTGATTGAAATTCATCATAATCTTGAATATAACTAGATGGGGGCCTTGGACTAAAACGAAGATTTCGAATATCTTCCGTAATGTCTTTTTCGCCAATCCAGTAGGTAATAACGGGTGCTAAGCCAGCAGAATGCATTGCTTGAACCTCGATATCGTGTGTTTTCATTTTATAAAAAACATTTCCTTGCTCGTCCTCAAATTCTTGAACAATATCGCTTACTGCCATCGACGAATCACCTCTTTCTTAATACAATAAGGATTGAATTCATAGTGTTGAATTCTATTATAATGCATAAACGAAGAGAAATGTTGCGTGAGCGAGCATTAATGAGGATAATAATTTTTTTATAAAAAAATATATATAGTCATAAAGTTACAAGTGGCGTGTAGTATAATGTAAATACAACCATTGTAATTATGGTTTTTTCTAACAAATAGCGGGGGGGAAGGGTAAAATTGGAACTTTCGTCGTTACTAGCATTTTTAGGTGCAGCTATTATTTTAACTATAATGCCGGGGCCGGACAATTTATTTGTCCTTGCGCAAAGCATTACACAAGATAAAAAGGCTGGAATTGCGACTTCACTAGGTTTATGTACGGGCTTACTTGTACATATCGGAGCTGCAGTTTTAGGTATCTCAGCCATTGTCTATCAATCGACCGTTATGTTTTCGATTGTCAAATTTGCTGGGGCTGCCTATTTATTATACTTAGCATGGCAATCATTTCGAGCGAAGAATGATGCATTTACATTGGAGCACCAAAATATTCATACGTTCGCTTTGCTATATCGAAAAGGAATCTTAATGAATATCTTAAATCCAAAAGTTTCTTTATTTTTCTTAGCACTATTGCCACAGTTTGTAAATCCGTTACTTGGACATGTGGCGTTACAAATGCTCATTTTGGGTATGGTATTTTTAGTGCAGGCACTGATTCTATTTTCATTAGTTAGTGTTTTTGCTGGGAAAGTAAGGGAAATAATTATAGGTAAACCTACTATTGCAAAACGCCTGAATATCGTACAAGGTGTACTATTTACATTTATCGGTATAAAAATCGCACTTAGTAAACAATAAAAGGAGGAGATTGTATGGCTATTTTACATATTACCTTTAGCTTGTCTACACAAGGGTCCATTAAACACGCGATTCGACAAAACCATTTACAGCGGGAAGAGTCAGTGATTTGTATTAATGATAATTTCTCTATTGGCCCACTTACAAGTATGGAAGAGCGAAAAAAATGGTTGGATACCCATATTTTTAAGGATGTAGAAGAACAAGAATTATATGAAGACATCCACAACAAGTGGACAAAAGCGATAGCTGGCATCCCATGTGATCTGGATGTTTGGATTTGGTATAGTCAAAATGCGCATGAAGAAATTGCTTTACGTTATGTGATGAGTGAGTTTGTCAATAAATGCAGCATGGTATTTGGTATAGATGCCACGGCTGGTTTACAGCGCATTCAACAAGACATGTCCATTCGTTATACTGGTGAGTTATCAGCGGATATGTTAATGAAGTTACGTCCAGAAGCGAAGCGTT
This DNA window, taken from Lysinibacillus sp. FSL M8-0337, encodes the following:
- a CDS encoding sodium:proton antiporter — encoded protein: MAVSDIVQEFEDEQGNVFYKMKTHDIEVQAMHSAGLAPVITYWIGEKDITEDIRNLRFSPRPPSSYIQDYDEFQSMLYAKEQRAINALYEKMSIKPKNMTTGKQILWSFFVMILAMLPLFVAIWWLK
- a CDS encoding LysE family translocator, with the translated sequence MELSSLLAFLGAAIILTIMPGPDNLFVLAQSITQDKKAGIATSLGLCTGLLVHIGAAVLGISAIVYQSTVMFSIVKFAGAAYLLYLAWQSFRAKNDAFTLEHQNIHTFALLYRKGILMNILNPKVSLFFLALLPQFVNPLLGHVALQMLILGMVFLVQALILFSLVSVFAGKVREIIIGKPTIAKRLNIVQGVLFTFIGIKIALSKQ
- a CDS encoding DUF1835 domain-containing protein translates to MAILHITFSLSTQGSIKHAIRQNHLQREESVICINDNFSIGPLTSMEERKKWLDTHIFKDVEEQELYEDIHNKWTKAIAGIPCDLDVWIWYSQNAHEEIALRYVMSEFVNKCSMVFGIDATAGLQRIQQDMSIRYTGELSADMLMKLRPEAKRFTIEECQRLAKEWDELKRNQSILRVWQNGIVHVNENMFDEKIMNSAKYLQASNNEQWLSPVNVIGQMVNTTDDYISETFIENRLLYLAQQGLFEISGDTTDINAYKINYIGQ